The nucleotide window ttattattttttttatcactaTATCCCCATGTCTCAGGACTGGAACCCCCATCTTATCAGCCTCACTCTGGAGACTCTCCCACCCCTCTGCGGAGTTCAGAACTTGGTCCGGTGGAGGCCAGCATTGAGGACATGAGCTTAATGCACTCAGGAGGAAACCTACAAGTGGATGCAGCTCCACTTAGCCCCGACAACCTGGAGCAGAAACTGGCGCAGGAGCTCAACTACCACAAATGTGGGAGCTACAGCCAAGTATATCCTCCTGACCTCACCCCTTACAGTAACTCCTTCCCACCCTTACAACCAGCAGTCAATAGCAGGTTGCATGGAGACCTTCCACAGCAAGTCTCCTCTGTGCAGTCCTGGACCAAACCCGGCACTTACCCCAGTGCTGTGGAGGAACCGTTTGCAGGGTCTGGTCAATTTGAGGCTCAGAAAAGGCCAGAATTTGAGAGACAGATATCTGGTCAATATCTCCCGCTGCATCAGCATCAGCCTCTACTATATGACCGAATGCAGTCTTGGCCTGGAGGGGCGCCTTTCCCTACATCCGAATCCCACCCTCCAGAATCTAACACTGGATTACATTTGAGCACTCCTGTGATATGCCCCCAGCCAGAAACAGGTAACTGACTTGCATATGCAAATGTGTTTAAGCGTATCagacagcattttttttcttacttttgtaagtgaacacacacaagttAACACACTTATACAGAGTTGACCATGTTAGTAAAAATTTAAGTGTTTCATTACATTAGTGCCATGTGCAGAGAATGTAATCTATCAAAAcctgtaaacaacaaaaaaaaaaacgaataaGCGAAAACTACAAGAATCAGAACACATGTCTAAGTATAATATTTTCAGAATCATTTAAGAATCACAGAGAGAAtcgtgttcattcattcatccattatctgtaagcgcttatccagttcagggtcgcggtgggtccagagcctacctggaatcattgggcgcaaggcgggaatacaccctggagggggcgccagtccttcacagggcaacacagacacacacacacacacacattcactcacatctacggacacttttgagtcgccaatccacctaccaacgtgtgtttttggaccatgggaggaaaccggagcacccggaggaaacccacgcggacacagagagaacacaccacactcctcacagacagtccaaaAGTACacgtgagttttggtttagacaatTTGCAGATTGCGATTTCAATGTTAGCGATCGTGaacattaattaatgaattaattatataataataataaacctatTTAAGTATTAGGTGTATGAATAAAAGTGATTTTCCTATGGGTTATTATTAACTGTGTTGTACCACTGGGGAATTTCTTCCCCCAGCCAGAATTTGATTGTAAAATGGTGTGACATAATATGCattacgtatatatatatatatataacatttgacCTAAAAATGTGGGGTTTGTTTCTATCACACTGTTCTTTCACACTGTCTTACTGTGTGTTTCTTTAGGGCCATCACTGTACATCACTCAAGCCAGTGGGATCCAAATTGGGAACAACAACACTATGAATATCCGTAACCCTGACAGCGGTTCTCTCAGCTCACTGTGCACTTCCATGTCCTTCAGCAGGTATCAGGAGCTGCTGACGAAGTatggtatgtttttttttgcatagtGCTGACTTGTTCTTgccattaaaacatattttgaacATTCACTTCATGTCAATTCACatgttgttgctgtccaaagaaaaacatgcatctccgttttttttaactatatcatttgaacacagcagctttccttcacattgtgtcaacattttatgatgaatggaccaatagaaatgcctcAGTTATTTGAATTAACTTTGtcttctcctttttttccttcttctgtaaattTAGCATTTTGACGATACATATTTTCTTTGGAGAATAATGATGTATTAAATCTTCCAGGAATCTCTGAGCAGGACCAGTGAAATGGGAAAATAGTAACTTAATTCCTGACCCTCTAGTGTCCTGCTTTTGGCTGTAAATGCAGTCTTAAATTGtacagaaatatttatattttaaaatttcctGCACTCTTGTCCATTTGAGGTTCAAAGACCATATaagtgcactgtgtagttctagaattgcagactgtagtcaAAATGTTACTGTATATATGTTTATAGACCATAGACCATGTTTTTTCAATAGACCCACAGTTCTTCACTGTGCCAGAATATTTGGCAAACCTACTTATGTGCACTTTGATCTGAATctctgtgttgactgtgtttAGAGGACCACGCTGTAACCGAGGAGCATCTGGATCTGGTTCGGGAGAACATGGGAGGGAAGTGGAAGGCCTGTGCGAGGAAGCTGGGTCTGACTGAGGTGGAGATGGACACCATTGAGCATGATTATGCCCGAGACGGCCTGGCTGAGAAGGTCCACCAGATGCTGGAGCGCTGGAAGATGAAGGAAGGCCTTCACGGTTGTACTGTAGGTAAACTCTGCCGAGGGCTGGAGAAATGTGTCAGAAGTGAAGTGCTCCTCAGTATACTGCGCAAATCTCAGGATAGCACAGTTCCTTAAAACACAACTGCTGAGGACATGCTCTGTTAGTGCCTTATGGTTAATCAGTTACATATGCAATAGGGGACTATGGGGAATACAAGGTAATTTCTGGAAATATATGGGGTGAACATTTGTAAATTAACAAATGAGCTGAACAAAATGgaaatctaaataaaaatgaaatgcaatgatgtgcaaatgaTCCAAATCCGTATTTCattgaaaataatacaaagacaacatttcaaatgtgaaaaaaatttGCACATCTTTATTTTGATGCCGGCAACACAGTCCAAATTTTTGAACAAGGTCATTTTCCACTGTGATTGAATCACTTCTCTTCTTTTAAACAACACTCTGTAGAcctttgggaactgaggagaccagttgctgtagttttgaaagtgaaccATTTTCCCTTTTCTTGCCTGatataggatttcagctgctcaacagcttggggTCCCCATTATAGTGTCTTAAGTTTTATAACAGACTAGTTGAAATAGTTTAGCACTCAAACTGATTTAATAAGGAGCCTTACCAGAAAAAGATGTTACCTGGATAGCAGCGTGTTGCTATAAAACGTGTATATATTATTCCGCATTAACGGTGACTTCATAGATGTGCAAATCAACATAATGATGATAATGTCATGAAATTTTAAAAGGacctatatattttaaaaaccaaTATAATTTCAACACTTgtaatattgtctttgtactattGTCAATTATGTGTATCAACTGtaccttgcgaaagtattcgacccccttgaacttttcaaccttctgccacatttcaggcttcaaacataaagatatacatttttaatttttttgtgaagaatcaacaacaactgggacacaatcgtgaagtggaatgaaatttattggatgtgtcaaactttaacaaataaaaaactgaaaagtggggcgtgcaatattattcagcccctttactttcagtgtagCAAACTtactccagaagttcagtgaggatctctgaatgatccagtgttgtcccaaatgactgatgatgataaatagaaaccacctgtgtgtaatcaagtctccgtataaatgcacctgctctgtgatagtctcagggttctgttcaaagcgcagagagcatcatgaagaccaaggaacacaccaggcaaCACAGTAGCACTGTAGATtgtctttatttaaactttgcacAGCATCCCAATTTTTATGGAAATACAATACATGACCAAATGTTTGATACACAAACTTTCAGTTATACAATACGTATAACTACCGTGAAACAAAATGGGATTCTCTGGATCAACTGTGCACACAAGTCAAAGGTCACCACGTTCATTGACAAGCATCAGCTAGAAAAGTATAAAAGGCCACCAACGgagagctgtggagcagtgggactgtACTCCCTGGATTGAAATAGCTCCAGCAACTAACTCTGGGTTCAGTTGGACTACTGTAAACCAACAAAGGAAAAGctagacctgtgtgtgtgtgtgcgtgtgagtgagagaaatgtttttcaatacaataattttctttttctccacactgtatataaatatatacacaaatccaatcaatgtaaatgtatttagcTAAACTATCACTCTATTTGTGTCACTGTAAAAAGATGAGGTGAAGAGGGTGCTGAGAAATTTCAGTTCCCAAAAATCTGACATATGTGAAGTGAAAAACCCAGAAAGCTGTTCTTTGTAACTTCTATTTGCTCTGTATTCAGTGAATGAGTGCAATGTTCCTTTTTAAAACCAAAtcaatttctttatttttatacttcaaatatattgtatttttcaaaCTGCATGCTGTAATTGAACAGTCCATTCATATTCCTGCTCCAGACTTTGGCACCAACACTCACCTTCAAACATCTCATTTCTGAATTCAGTTTCATGAAATCTCTGTCATTTCAGTTCTGGGCTTCATTTATACatcttgttttttctgtttccaACCGTCACCATCTGGTGAATgaacactgcatgtttcactgTTTCCCTGTACATATTAGGTAAGGGTTATTAAACCATAGACCATTTTTAGGGATTTTTCTTGTATTTTGATTTtgtattttgattaatttttacacatttttattatccTATCAAAATTCTAGTACACTTTTGAggataatttttaaaaaggttttttttttttttgcattttctaaaaaaaaatcagaaatgtATTGAGTGAAAGTAAAATGCTGGGAGTTTGTATTTTTGTGCATGCTGttaagagagaaataaataacatgCATATGTAATGGAAAATGTTGTTTTCCTTACTTTCTGCTGACTTTTACTTCTTGTATTTCCCAGTTCCACATATTAGTAAAGTCTCCAAAAAATCACACAAGAGCACCAACCAGGGAGGGTGAAGACTAGACAATTCAAAGTGCATCTTTTCTTGAGTTAGCTAACTCAACACTTGAGTTagccctgcgcccaatgattccaagtaggctctggacccaccgcaaccctgaactggataagcggttacagataatgaatgaatgaatgaacacttgAGTTAGCTAGCTCAACATGCtaggaggagaatgctaactgcccaGACCTGAAATCCTCTAAAACATATGCAGCATACATCATTTGTAAAACCAAGTTTTGAGCATAGCATGCAGCAAGTGGCACCGGTAGTtcacacagatgttcagttgtgcactTGTGGTCTTTATATTGGTGCACCAAATTAATCTGGAATGCTTAATTACAGTCTCTTCTGTTCATGGACTTATTACACACCTACAACAACAAATGAGTTGTATTTGGAATATTTTTTccaaaaccattttttttcccaatttTCCAACACCACTATATTTCCTGTTGCTGAATTTCATCAGGACTTGCAGAGGCTCTCACAATAGCATGAATCTGCATTAACCAGGCAGCAGAGGGCGCTCTTGTAGAAAAGATCTATAAAGTTTACACTTCTGCCTAGTGGACTGAATTTTTTGTTGTAAATCAGCTCGTTTAAAACcagaaatttattttttaaggttAATCAGTGCCATGGATTGCATTGGTATGCCGTTAAGTGAAGATTAAGTTCTCCAGCTCATTGGCTTCAGTTCAGCACCTTCTATCTACCATAGCCATGTGATTATTACGCATACTCTTGACACTGGTGCATTCTGGGTAAGTGGCATTGCAGTACTGAAAGtaattttgttcatttattttctgtttgtacACAGATAGACAGGACCCATTTCAGTTTCTCTGTGAGAAGACAACTTACAGGCCAAATTTAGCTTATTGTTTAaatgtagttccaccttaaattggaAGCTTTACAAGGTTGAAGTTGGCTTGCATTCTAACCGGTTtcttattttaataaacatttccaTGTTATTTGTGCAACGCCACAGAGTttgtaacacaccaccacaatgaGGTGCACTGTGCATTATCGCAAGGGGAACTGTAGTCAGCAAAGGCCTACGGCTTCATCCACCAAAGCTGAGTGGCAGCGAGTTTCTGTGGTGGTCAGGCAATTCTGgaaatgtttggatgtctttgaTTTTTATATCTATCTCTCCTTTAAGCGCTGAGGTTTTAATCCCCCACAGAAGGGCAAGAACACACACTAAGCATGTGCAAAACCATTGTTTGTAGCCTTCTGGATATGCATTGCCTTTTCTGTACTTACCTACTTTATAGGTCATTTTTTCCTgccttaagaaaaaaaaagttagctTTGTGTTAGCAGCActatatttcaatataatcaAACGTGTAGCACGCTCTGGCTTCTTATTcagattttccattccacctaaAAAGATAAGAACTGTTCTCACAGTAAAACAGATccctttctgtttgtgtttattcatcttttaaatgtggaatggtatgtttgcgTAAGAAGCCGAATGTAGCTTGCTCATGGTTAAAGTTTAActtgtacgtttttattcaccgtttgaattaccacagaatctcatttgtaactcgagctgtttagatTGTAGCACTTTGTCTGTaattactttcatgcagtaagCGGTCTCCCAAATTTgctgtcagttccaccttaagtaatgtaacagcAAAAGTTATTTAGTAACCCATTTATGAAGCTAGAACAACATCCACAACCTTTTCATGGTTTTCAACAACTTTGAGGCCTCTTGAACATGCAAACACCTTCAGATACGTTTTCTTGACCATGGCGTAGAGTTTGTTCCTGGGTCAGTTCAGACCACTAGTGActaagctttaaccagggggTCTAGGGGTAATTGACTCATAGCAACACATTTATTTGACGAGGTACAGATAAAGCAAAGCCACAATGTGTAGCAGGTCATACATACACTCAAATACTGAGAATATAGACTGGTACAATCAATGTCCATTTGTTCAACAGTTGTAGTTCTGTTTAATAACATGGATGTCTGAATTAATTTTCACATGAATATTGtatcaattttattttttattagtctatatttgttttttaatcaagaGCCAATTAAAACGAAtttgtatgttttctttttactgGCTTTTGGAGGAGCTGctgtctttatatatatatatatatatttttttttttgtatatatgtgtgtgttaaccATGATTAACTCATTATATATAGGTAACTGTAAAAGATACAGTTAtgtcaggaaagaacataaacatcaattcagtctgccctaaatactgcCATGTTCAAGGCATGAACATTTAACTAGCTTTTTCTGGAGTCCCACTTTACATTCAGAAATAATCAGATTTCCTTTTCTAGCATAATGCTATTTAAACAAGTGCATCAGCAGCTTTTCAATTTAGCTAATTAATGATTGTAACAGGTATTCAATTTACCtttttttgtcttgaaatgacactcACCATCAGAATAAACACTACACTTTTTTCTTGCATACACCATGCGTATTCTGTAAAGAAAGCAATACAAAACGATAGCCAATTGCGTAAATGGGATGcagtaacagcagcagctcccccCCATGTCCTAATGCACACAAGTTTCATCACATGTTAACATGAAGACTGAAAAccattgttaaaaataaaagaattggAGGGGGGTAAAGAACATTTAGTGCAGCTATAGCCCCcctaaaacaggtctaatgACGTCCATGGTTCAGACCAAAACAATTGGGTTGTGTCCCCATTTTTACGGAGCCGGGGCTGCATAGAAACAACTGAGCTTTTTCCAGCACAGAGTGGAGCGCTAGCAAACAATGAGGAAACATTTTCTCGACCGTTAAGTGCAGCAGCTAAACTGAGGAATCTGTAAATATGGACaatttaatataaatgataTTTCCTATACAGCATATTATATGAAACACTGCAATAAAAATGGCTTATGCAGCTATATAtaaaaattgtcatttttatttaactgtTCAATGAATGGGTTCTTGAGAGCTGAAACACCTATTAACTACTTActctggtgtgtttgtgttgtctcGTATGTTCTGCTGCATCAGAAAAGGAAGAGATAATTACCTTTTCTTCCTTAGGGACTGTGGCTGCTTCTGAAACTAACACTGTGCATGTTCCACGTTGCTGGGCTGAGGCTAACATTGAAACACTGTCtgttataatgaaaaatgtctcCTGCACTCCATGGAGGTTCTTACTCTCTCCACGTCAACAACACAAATTCTAAGACAGATCTGCATGCAGGATAGTCAAACCACTTATAAACTTCCTTGTAGAACACTCTGTCGGTCATAAAGCAATCAAATAGCAGCTACAGCACAGCTTCCTGAATAACACGcaaagaattaattaatttcagaagCCAGTTTCACATCCTTTATGGTGTAGGGAGTAAGGGAGCCACTTAACATTCAACTTGTGTTTTCAATGGAAAAATGTGAACTCTGCGCTGTAGAAACACATTTGACACAAATATCTGTCTGTATAATTACAAAAAGCCATTCCAGAGGAGTCAGCCATTTTAATGGTCGTATGAAGTACGGCCAAAGCTAAAGTTAATTACACAGTCGGACCATGTGCATATAATGAAAAAGTTTTCAGCATTGCTGTTCGACACAATTACTTCTGATCTGATTAGAAAAACAACAGACTGGGTGGAGGGAATGAAACTGTGCTCCTGATGCAGTTTGTAATTAGATTTGAAGTGTTGTGCTTGcgttaaatattaaaatactgaataatttttaaaatcattactAAATTGTGTGGAGGGGCCTCTACATGTTTGTTGCTGTTACTTTTTCCATACAAAATGTAATCACTCAGTACACTCAGTGGTCACTTTACTGGAACCCCCTGGAACAGCTGCTTAAGAAATGATTGAGTAACCATATGGCCATTAAAAGAAATTGAATCAATGTTACATATAAGGCCTCAGAAGACATGCATTGGTTGACGGCTCACTTTTGATAGTAAAACAGTTGTTCGTGTTACTGCTTACCACTCTGAAGAAATCAGTCTGTTATTTCCATTTCACAGCTAACCATTGTGATGTTCTGTATTTCAAAACATTATGTTGATTTTGAGACACTTTCGTGATGACTGGAGGTTTAAAAATCATGTCAGTAGcaaaattaaacttaaaatgcAATATGCAAAAtagtaatataatgtaataaatagttatattattcattcattcattatctgtaagcgcttatccaattcagggtcacggtgggtccagagtctacctggaatcattgggcacaaggcaggaatacaccctggagggggtgccagtccttcacagggcaacacagacacacacacattcactcacacctacggacacttttgagtcgccaatacacccacgcagacacggggagaacacaccaactcctcacagacagtcacccggagcgggaatcgaacccacaacctccaggtccctggagctgtgtgactgcgacactacctgctgcaccaccgtgtatattaataataatacaatataaaaatataatgcttGGTTTTTAAATTTCCCCAAATCATACATAGCTTTGAGGCCAAATTTCAAATTCAATAATCTCATTTCATAGACTTCTACTGAAGTGTCATTTATACTGAAATTTgaatgcttttctttttttaataaaaacttatttctgcattttaatgaacattttCATGAAATAATGCAACAACTCTGTCAGAAATCAACCTTGAAGGATGAACTGGGAACTCCACTTCCAGTACATATTTGGGAAGAATCACAGAGATGTGTCGTattctaaattaaaattaagTCATTTTTTGCCACAGATCTCTCTTCATTTGTGTGTCAGATGTGGCTCTGCAGAAGCCTCCCTGGCTGTTATTTTTCTTGTCCTAAACTAAAAGTTGATGGGTGTTGGAAatctttaaaaagtttaaaCTCATCTCAGATCTGTTTTAATGATAGTaaagtttttctttatttgaaaCAGCACCTCTCTGCTTTTCATTCACATTATCATCAAAACCGCATGCAGTGTCAGAATGCTTGTGAAAATGCAAACCGCAGACAGGAGGCCAACGAAATTCTCAGCAGACAAGGATTTAAGTTAAAACACGAGGCCGAAGAGTTCAGTTAGTCTCACATTAGAAGAGGAGATGAAATAGAGAAATGACTTCATGAGAAAGTATTTAATCGACTGGTGCCAAGTTTTCTGGTTCAACAGtctgttagaaaaaaaaatcacgaGGCTCAGCTTTTGTCTTTAAAaatctccgttccaccttaagcagAACACTAGTTAATTTGCACCTCAATGCACCCAAATATTAGAACAGCGCCAGTTAAAtgtagaacagaacatttaacatttaacaagAAGCAAACCGTCTTTACATCATTTTCCGTTCGACACTGAAACGCTGCTGCTGTAATATTTGGttatatataacaaaatatatatctatataacaGATGACGTAAATGAAAATCGGAGAGGCACCACTTCCGctttaatatttgaatttttaGATTTCCTAAATGTGATGGTGAGTTTGAATATTACAATTCAAATGTATTACTTGACATTTCTTGCATAATCACATGAAAAATCTTAATTTGAATTgggaaatacattttcattgtaatgtgtaagtgaaatatcaATACAATATGAAATTGCAAAAATGTTAATGATATTATTGAATTAGAATTTTGAGCTCGAACTTGTATGTGTTAGTTTGCCATTTGCAtacttcattttcattttgctaCTAATGTGCTTTCACAGGATGAGTgtattttcaaaacatttttttccatttcagtaATTCACTGAAGAGCTTGAGGCAAACCCAACTTTCgatttaacaaaacaacaagGCTTCAAATGCATCAGTGGCTATTGAATCAAGCATGAAATTCAAACAAGGGTTGGGAATTACAGCCTTTTCTTTATATAAGCAGTTTGTTTATTAAACATGTTTCTGGAGCTTCTTATCACTATTTTGTACCCCCACAGATCAGAGATAGCAGTCCCTTCCACACAGAGAACATAATTTGCATAAGTAACAAGGTTTGCATAATTC belongs to Hoplias malabaricus isolate fHopMal1 chromosome 9, fHopMal1.hap1, whole genome shotgun sequence and includes:
- the ripk1l gene encoding receptor-interacting serine/threonine-protein kinase 1 — protein: MANMPSLDIMKSSDLIRKQRLDYGGFGEVYLCYHKTLGHVVLKTVYTGPPRNEQKPSLLEEGSLMSRLKHDRVVKLLGVILEDGDYSLVMELIPKGNLLAMLERVPVPVSIKGRIILELLEGMTYLTDNLVIHKDLKPENILVDEHFHIKIADLGLATHYTWSKLTRDESRRQSRKRVSRRSSMRAAGTLCYMAPEHLESINARSTEKSDVYSFAIVVWVILTGREPYENARSEDQICQCVRQGNRPDEDIIPADAPPEIIQLMKACWDQDPQNRPSFKESYKSFLPFYKEKLEGYVDKDLPCLMDLYEGPAELVEKMKSITTEDPGLEPPSYQPHSGDSPTPLRSSELGPVEASIEDMSLMHSGGNLQVDAAPLSPDNLEQKLAQELNYHKCGSYSQVYPPDLTPYSNSFPPLQPAVNSRLHGDLPQQVSSVQSWTKPGTYPSAVEEPFAGSGQFEAQKRPEFERQISGQYLPLHQHQPLLYDRMQSWPGGAPFPTSESHPPESNTGLHLSTPVICPQPETGPSLYITQASGIQIGNNNTMNIRNPDSGSLSSLCTSMSFSRYQELLTKYEDHAVTEEHLDLVRENMGGKWKACARKLGLTEVEMDTIEHDYARDGLAEKVHQMLERWKMKEGLHGCTVGKLCRGLEKCVRSEVLLSILRKSQDSTVP